AATGAAACCAATCGCTGATGCAGTATCAGGCAATATCTTACATCTAAAAGATGAAATGGAACTGATTAAAATGGAATTGGATTTAAGACAAACATTGGCTAATAACACAGCAAGAACAGTGCTTGAACGACATGCTCTCAATGCGGTTAGCTCCAAAAATATTGAAGCCGATGATCCTAATAAAGACCGTTTTAATCAGCTAAATACTACCAAAAAAGGCTCTGGTATATCAGAGGAGTAAACCATGAATAACGTATGGAAAATATCTAAAAAGCTCCTAACGAGTTTAACAGGACTTTGTATATTAATGTTGTTTACAGCAGTCATAGTGGCTTCACTGGGTACATTGTTATCTGGTGGGCTACTGCAATGGCAAACAGCATTGAAAACAGCAACACCTTACCTCTATTTATGGCGACTGTTTATCTATGTCATTCTTGCAAGTATTTGGTACTCAACATTTAAAACCTATCGAAATAAAGCAAATCAAGCAGGTATAGAGAAAACAAAACGCCTCGGTATTATTGCATTCGTAGTGATTATTACTGTAGAAGGCTCCAAACTATGGGGGATAATCAATGACTACTAATAGTTTTTTAGAATACTACCTCACCTTACTGGCTTGGATAATCAATAATAGTATCTGGAATACACTCTTTGCTTCAGGTATTTTTGCCTTACCACTGGCAGCTATCTTGATAGAAGAATGGATAACTGCACGAGGGGAAGGAGCTGATGAGGGTAACAAAGGTGTATTAGCTCTTGCTCGTATTGAAAACAGACTCTTTATTGCTTATGTCGTGATCATCTTTTGTTGTATGCCTACCATAAATATTTCATTAGAACATATGAAATTTGATTCCAGTCGAAGTACTGCCTGTGGTGTGAGTGTACCTGAACCGAGTGAAACAGGTTATGCTACAAGCTTTGAAATGATAGGTGATCAATCAGCCAGTGTACCTATTTGGTGGTTCTTAGTACACTCCATCAGCAAAGGGATAAGCGCAGCAGCTACCGCTTCAATTCCTTGTAGTCCAGATATACGACAAATCTCAATGGAAGTGGATACTACTCGTATTGAAGATCCCATGTTATTGCAAGAAGTTTATGACTTTACTAATGACTGCTATGGCATAACACGAGCTAGACTGTTCCATAACAAACCTACTTTAACAGATGAACAAGCCTATGATGTGAAATGGATAGGTTCTGACTACTTACTCAATACATCAGGCTACTATGACTCCAGTTACTCAAAGGTTCCTCGTAAAAGTTGGCCTTGGAATGAGACACGAGACTCAGGTAGGGCAAGGGTAGCCAATGGAGCAGGGTATCCCACCTGCAAACAATGGTGGGCTGATTCAGGCATTGGACTTAGAGCTAGATTAGTTAGTGCAGTAGATCCTACCTTATGGACAAGGCTAAAAGGATGGATTACTTGGTCCAGTTCCAAAGATATAGAAAATGCTACCTTAAGACAACTGGTGAGTCCTGAACACCAAAAGAAAGCCATGTCCACAGGTGAAATATTTAAAGGCTATGGAGCAAGTGGTAGACCAGGGTATATGAATGGTATTGGTCATGGTATTAATAATTCAGTGAGTAACGTTGGTTTATTGGTAGATAAGGCACAATACTATCCTAGAATGAATGCCATACGTACTGCATTACCCATGATACAGTCATTTTTAATTATGGCCATGATAATTGCTTTACCTATATTAATGGTCATCAGTACCTATAATTTAAAAACTGTATTTACTATAACCTTTGGCATGTTCACTTTACATTTTTTAACATTCTGGTGGGAGTTGGCACGATGGGCGGATTCATCGCTACTAACCGCACTGTATAAAAATGAGAGTTGGGGATCTATGGCAAAATCTTATATACCCGTAGCCAATTTAGCAATGGATGGTACTGTACAATCACAGGTAATGGATTTTGTTAATGGTTCATTATTTATTGTGTTACCTATGTTCTTCTTATCAGCAATGGCGTGGGCAGGATATCATGTGGGTAGTGCAGTAGGAGGGTTAATGGAAAAAGGATCTGGTGCAGCAGGAGATGCAGCAGCTTCAGGAGCAAATGTTACAAAGCAAATAGCAACAGCAGCAGTAAAAACAGTTGCCACAGGTAAACCTAAATAATTAAAAATTTAAATCATAAAAAAAGGCTGAATTCAATTCAGCCTTTTTTTAGTTGTCATACATTGTAGGGTATTTTGTCATATGCTCAATAGTGCCATAAGTTTCTTCTCGTGCTTTTCTCTCTTTTTCTTGACGTTCTTTTGAGAAATCTGCAACAAAAAAAGCAACTATAGCTAATACAATAACTAAAAGCCATGCAAATAAAAAGAGTAAAACAGCAACCAGTGCTAATTTAACAATAAAGCCTAAGATACGAACTAAAGGATAGCCGAATGAAAACTTACGTTGTAGAGCATTGGCTAATTTGATTTCTTGGATAGTTAATAATTGATAGCCACGACCTAGCATTCTACGTGTTCTTTGTAGTAATGTTCCTTTTGCTTGTGTAATCATGACGATAATTCCTATTATTAAAAATCCTTATTGTCTTTTTAACATAAAATAGCTACTGAATAAAGTGGTTCCAACAAGAAAAATGTAAAAGAAAGTAATTTATTGGATAGTTTTTTAGAGTAATAATTTTGTGTACAGTGTACACAGAATTATTAACTCACTCTTTTTTGAATTGAGCTTGACAAATATATTAATTCTTTTAAAAATATAGCTACATATTGTCATTGCTAATGACATATGCCCAGTGAGCTAAAGACCTTTAAAGTTCAGTACAACGTTGTTGTATGGTCAATATAAGCTGACTAAAGCTCTCGGAAGCGTCAGCGGTTGCTGTTTTATACAGTGATGAGGGTTTTCTAAAGACAAATATATTTTGTAAACAGTGTTTACAAAAATTATCTACTCACCCAAACGGGGAAATATTTCCCTGTTTCCATGCGGTGAGGTGTTTCTCCGTTTTTTATATGGAGAAACTTATGGATAACGTATCATCTTATAGCTTGTGTTTTGAAGGATGTATAGAGCAAGCTAATCAAACTGAACCTAGAAAAATTGCTATCACCATAGTGAATGTTGATAAGCATGATATTGGTAAAACAAGTATATATATAAGTTTTACTGATGCAATTTCCTGTCAAATGGCAAGAGATATTCTAGGTGATAAGGATTGGGAACTGATTTCAGATATAGAGCTTCATGGAGCTTTAGTAGATGGAGTCGGGTATAAAATCCAAAACCATTATTTTAAAAACCTATTTGCTCATCTATCTCTTGGATGATAAATATAGTTTTGTAATTGCTTAACCCCATAAGGGAAATACTTTTTCCTTTATGGGATTGGTGTTTCCTTAATATTTTATTTAAGAGGAAAGATCATGAAAGTAATTAAATCGGTTTATCTTTTTATTAAACATTTATTGCTAAGTGTTTTTAAGACTAAAAAACAATCATTTAGTGATGAAGAACGAAAAAGACTAGATGCTACATTCAGAAGGATTTGTGCTATTGAGTGTGAAATGTTTGCAGACGAGCCCAAATCTGAAGTAAAAGGTAAAAAGTTTCTGGAGTGTTCAGAGGGTATTTTTATATTACCTGATAATTTTACAACAGATGATTTTTTATCAATACGAGGACTGGTAAGAGTTAAGCCAGAGCCAAAGCTAAAAATATAAAATTGCTAATTTGCAATTGCTTGCCCATAAGGGAAATACTTTTTCCTTATGGGATGGGTATTTCCCTTTTTTTATTTATGTGAAAAGGAGAAACACCATGCGAATTACAAGTGCAGATATTGAAGCCATCATACTCTTATTAAAACGCCTATTAACAGGTCTTTGGATAGGTAGCAAATATATAGCTGTAGGTAATGTAGGATCTGCCAATATATCAGCTGAAACTAAGGTAGTAGATGTTAAAAAATCTTCAGCACAGAAAAGAAGATTAAGACAACTACCCCCTTTAGTAATTGAAGATGATGTATATGAAATCCCTGCTATAAAGCGACTTCGTAAAGTTGATTTAGATGTTTGGGAGGCAGAGAATGTAAAGCCTAGAGCTTTAGATTTAATAATTAAAGAACATTTTAAACAACTTACTGAGAAAGGAATGAAGCCCAGTAGTGTTTATTTTGATGTTTGAATTGAAATTATACTTATTTAATTATTATACATTACCCCACCAGGAATATGCCCTGATGGGGTATATTCCTGCAATAAATAGGAATACAAAAATGAGCGATACTCTCTATTTAAAACATATATTACATGATCAAATTGAGCCTAAACAATTTTGGTTAGAGCAATTAGCATTATAGGATATGGATGAAGCAGGTAATACACCAGAGGAGCAATTCAATCTTATTTTAGAACCAGTATCAACGTATGAATATGTTATGCAACAGATTAAAAATGGTGCTGAAATTAGAGTATCTAACAAAGAATATGGAAAAGGTATCATTACTCAAGTGTATACTGAATGTCCTGATAGTATTCTAGTTGATATTTTATTTGAGGATGAGAGAGAGCTATGTGATGTATCTCTTGGCGAGGTATTAGGTCAATATTGGAAGATATTGTAATAGCACTCATACCAATTAAACTAAATAAGTTAATTACTGACCTAAAAGTTGTAATTACTGGACGTTAACTAAGTAATATTAATACCTACAGAGCCGATCATTTGATCGGTTTTTTAGTTTATGCTTGACAAATTTCATAATAACTTTAAGAATAATAGGTACATATCGTCATCGTTGATGACATATGCCCAGTGAACCTAGACCTTTGAGGTTCAGATACAACGTTGTTGTATGGTCAATGTAAGCTGACTAAAGCTCTCGGAAGCGTCAGCGGTTGCTGTTTTTACAGTGATGGGGGTTTTCTACATACAAATATATTTTGTAAACAGTGTTTACAAAAATTATTCCATCAAATTGGGGAAATACTTTCCTCAATACTGGGACTCGTGTTTCTCCAATATCTATTTTTTATTTATTGGAGTTAATAATGATTACTATCCCAGGTACACTTACCATTGTTACATTGGATGGACGTTTTGGTCCATTTAATACAGCAAAACTTACTACCTCAATAGGCGAATTTGTTGTCAAAGACAAAGAACTTGACCAGTATAAATCGGGCAAGTATCAAGGCCAATTTGTGATAGATAAGATTAAACCTTCACATTATAGTTATGGTAATCGTTTTGTAGTTGAGTGTCGTGCTTATTTAAATAGCTTTGAACTTAACGAAAATGATGACTTAACACCTGAAGATGAGGCAGCTTTTTCTACGAATGCACAAGATCCGTTAGAAGAAGAAAAATCATTTACTTCAGATACTTCAAAAAAACATTCTAAAGCAGCTTCTCAACCTGCTAAGAATAAAGCAGATTCAAAACAAACTAATGTGTCTACAGTAGAAGCTACAACAGATAATTCATCTGATGATGAAAAGCTGTTTGGTTTACTATGGCCACTTGGTACTAGTGTAAAACTAGATTCAACTTGTAATCGAGAAACAATCCGTATGCAGAAAGCTCGGTTAAATGCACTTGGTTATGAATTTGACTATCGTACACAATTTTGGGATTTAGTAATTAACCACTAAACCAAAGCACTTCATAATTATTAATCCCGTCAGGGTATCCCTGACACGAGCACGGGATTATCCTGACCACACTATGAGGAAAAATCATGGGATGGTTATATTGTGAACATTCAAAACAGTCTTTAGTAGAAAGATTAACTAAGCCTTGGGAAGATGACGATTGTTCAGTACGTACAATTAAACATTGTATTCGTAAAGAACGAGGAGAGTTCATCCTATGGTCCGTTAATGAGTATACTTTAAAAAAAGCATGTGATTTTTATGGAAATCGACAAGTGGGTGATAAGGCCACAGAGATTCATTGTATTATTATTTCTCAACATCCAGACTATTCATCAGGTTGGAACAGTTGGGGATTCAATGCAATGACTGAATCAGCAGGTCCATATTACTACCGTTGTCCAGTTAGCTATTTAAAACTTGCTAATGCAGGTATTAATAGTGAGTGGAGAAAAGAAGTAAAAACATATCATCGAAGACTACGCAATAAACAAAGATTTATCATGCAGCTTATTCAAAATTAAGCGGCTATAAATTAAATTTCATCTTATTAACCCTCTAGGGGCATTTGCCTCTGGGTAAATGCTCCTTTTATTTATTAATAACTAATTGGAGCAGATGATGAATACAACAAATGCAGTCAGAAAAGAAGAAATACCATCTTCTACTGAAAAACACATCCACAGATTAGAAGAAATACCTGATCTCATGTGTGATGCTTGTGTGGTAGACAAATACAATAACCTAGTCTTCTTATCAGTTTGGGGACGTGATACAGCACTACAAGAGCTTTATTCGCGCATTACCTTAGCTAAAAAAGACAAAGAGTTTGGATTGGAATACCTTACTTTTAAAATAAAGGATGTACGTACACGGGTTTATGTTGGCAATGTTAAAGAGCTAACAAAGCGTTCTACTAGAACGTACAAACAAACCAAGTTTGGCACCTTATTACATACCTGGATATTTGATAAAAGTTGTATTAAGCCTGACAAAGCTAATCATACGGCATCAGTTCTACTCTGTGGTGAAATACCTATAGAAGAATTTGTGCAATATAATTGGTCAGTCATTAAAGAGTTATGCCCATTACCACTGCTTGATCATTGGGAAACAGAAATCACACCGTTATTGATTGATCATAAAATGTGTGAGGATCTGAAAACCCTTTTCGGACAAGTGGGGGGAATGCATCTAAAACTGGATGTAGCAAAGCTCGAACAACTTATTGGTGATCTTATCCTACGGAATAGATTAACCACTTATCCATCCTACCATACTGGCTTACAGCATTAATAAGGAGGCTTGTATGGCATTAATATTTCCAAGAGTCGCCGCAAACTTTGCAAGAAATGGTTATTACCCAACAGATGAAGCTACTATTGAGCGTATTCTAAATGCACTAGCTGCTAAAGACCCAAACCAACGCATCAGGATCATCGATCCGACCGCAGGTGAAGGTGTAGCAATAGCAGAAATAGCGCATCATCTAGGACGTGAAAACGTTGAAGCTTATGCTGTGGAATATAACCGTGAACGTGCTGATCATGCTAGTACCCTTGTAGACCACTGTTTACGCAGTGACCTAATGGATACAGTGATCAGCAACACAAGTTTTGGACTCCTATTTTTAAATCCGCCCTATGGTGATATGGCTCCTGGTTACAACGGAGCTATTTATGACCAAAGCAAAGGGCGAAAACGGTTAGAAAAACTGTTTTATCAAAAGAGCTATCCGATGCTCCAGTATGGAGGAATATTGACCTACATTATTCCCTACAACCAACTGGACGATGAAGTAAGCACCTGGCTTTGTAACCACTTCTCCCAATTGAGAGTTTATGAAGCTGTTGATAAACAATTTAAACAAGTGGTGATTTTTGGTGTACGCACTAAAAAATCTGATCTTGATTTAGCTGATCGTAAAAAAATGCTTGGTGTATTCAAAGCAATATACCAGGGTGAAATGAAAGCAGAAGAACTACCCCAAGATTGGCCTTATGAATCGTATCTTGTACCCAGTAGTAAAGCTGAACTACAACACTTTTATCAAGTCACTATGGACTCTGCTGAACTAGCCAGAGAAATAGCTAACTTAAAAGGATTGTGGCCAGACTTTAATCTGCACATGAAATACAAACAAAGTGTACCAAGACCACCTGTAACCAAACCTAGAGACTGGCATATTGCAATGGCTCTATCGGCAGGTGAAATATCAGGCCCTATTCACTCACCTGAAACAGGCCAAACACTGATCGTAAAAGGTGATACCCATAAAGAAAAGGTAGAACACACAGAGTGGAAAACCGAACAAGATGGCAGTAAAACATTTATCAGAACACTGATAGATAAATTTGTACCAGTCATCAAAGCATGGGATATGACCGATGGTTCACCCTATAAAGGCAAAATCATCACGATCACTACAGTAAAAGAACCAGAGCCAGAACTAAACGTCAATAATGATGAAATTGGTCTATCTACTTTATTTCCAATAGGTAGATTGCTAATGACCAGAGGTATTGATGCGCTTGTTCAACAAGGTCTTGATTTATTGCCCTATGTTACAAGGCATGGTCAAGGTGATTGGGGCGATGGTTATGCGTCTGATAACGAGCAAAATGATCGAGCCATTAAGGCGATGGTAGATGGGCACCTCTATGAGCGTGTTATGTCCACTTATACCCTTAGTCAAGAAACTGGCTTGAAAATTTGGATTATCACTGAATGGCATGGTGATGAAGATGGGCATATAACCACCGTGTTATTGCCTTCAGAATACTAGCTATTCACTAAAAAGCACTACAAAGCAATCCCTTCAACGGGTATGAAAATACCCGTGAGGAGATTCATACCCTTTTTTTATGTTTATTTTAATGAAATAAGAGGTATGAAAATGACTATAGCAACACAATACTGTAATAGTATTCATTTAACTAATGCAGTGGAGCTTGATGGAAAAATATCATTAGTAGATATATTTCTTAATGGTGTTATACGTGTTCGTGTTACAAATGAAGCTGGACACGGTAAGCAACTAAGGGTGACTTTTAACAGTGAGCAAACCATGAAACTTGCATTAAAGCATACTCATTGGGCACGCTTACCAGCAGAAGCTAACACCGTAGTTGCAGATATCCATGAGAAAGGTATCCGAGTTAAGCGGACTTTTTATAGAGACTTTGATCTTCTATCCAATTTATCGGAGGGAATGACAAATGTCTGAATTACAACAAATGATTGATAATACTAAAACAGTATTAACGTGGGGGCTTTGGACACAGCCTTTTAAAGTTACGTTTAACAGACGTATAAGAGAAGGTGTGGATAAAAAACCTGCAATGATACTAGATGGTATTAAATACATTAATATTAAAAAACATAGAGTACGTTTAACTTTTTGGAGTAAAAAGGATTGCCTGAAAGCCCTTAAGTTGACAGGTTGGACTTATACAGAGGATAAACCTACTCTCATTGAAACTTACAGACAGGGAGAATTCCTCATCTGTAATCAACATAAAATTCTTTTTGATAATGCTCTATGTGTAAGAGCAAGATCATTAGGAATGAAATAACTAACAACCCACAGGGTATGTGATTACCCTTGGGTACATTCATACCCTAATTATTTTGGAGTATGTAATGTGTGCTAATGAAAAAAATTTTATTGTTACCTTATCTAATGGACATGACCTAGAAGGTGAGTTTGTTGCAGATGAATGTGTACTTATGGGTGTTAAACATATTTCATTTAATTATATGTTTGATACAGACAGTAGCATAACAGTGCAATTTGATTCTGAAGAATCCTATCAACAAGCTTTAAAGCAGACTGATTGGAGACTGTCTTTGAATCATAATCATAGTCTAGGTATTAATTGTACTGAAGGTGCGGTAAGAGTATTTGATATTGTTTATGAAAAAATAGATGTATCTCCTGATGTAAAAGCAGAGAGGGCATCACAATGAGTACAAAAAATACTAAAGCGTTACAAGTATTAACGTTAATGTATGGTCGTTTTAATGAGGAAGATGAGCAAAGTAGTGTGTTATTAGGCCCTATGCTAACAGGTATCACTAAGTTAGCTTATTGCAATCTAACGATTAGGCTCTACTTTGATTCAAAAGAGTCATTAGCAGAAGCTAAACGCCAAACAGGATGGGAACAATATAATGATAAATCACTGATTATGCCAGGTTTTAATAATTATATAGTGACCAACGTTGCTATTCCAAATAGTGATGCTAGATCAATTGTTTACTATAGCCATTGGGATATAGAAGCAATAGGTTAATGAAAAAAACTGTGTACAGTGTACACAACATTTATAAACCCACAGGGTATGAACAATACCCTATGGGTAGCTGTGTTCATGCCCTGTTTTTCTTATTTTATTGGAGAAACAACATGAACACAGCACTACAAACGATACAAAACATACCAGGTAAGGGACTCGTACAAGACCTTAGTGTATTTATTAATACCTTTAAAGGCCAACTACTAGACTCATTAGGACAATCTAATCCACCTGTGTACACACCCGAAAAAGCCAATCCTATTCGCCAAGCGATAATGGATAACCTGAGTCGTCAGCCATTTCCTGCCCAAGCAGAGATAGTGCAAGCAGTTTGTGCGCTCTTAATAGAGCGTAATGAACCTGCGGCCATTATCAATGCAGAAATGGGTTCTGGGAAGTCGATGATGGCTATTACGATCGCAGCAGTATTATTTGCTGAAGGTTATAAACGATCATTAATTATTTCACCACCCCATTTAGTTTACAAATGGCGACGTGAAATACTAGAAACAGTACCCCATGCCAAAGTATGGGTAATGAATGGTCCTGATACATTAGCAAAGCTTCTGCAAGCCAGAGAAGCGTTAAAGGTTAAAAGTGAAGATGTGCCAGAGTTTTATATTCTTGGTCGTGTCAGAATGCGTATGGGCTACCATTGGCAACCTGTATGCAGAAAGGGACGATTTGTTGAACGTTACTTGGATGAAGCTTCACAAAAAACCTTTACTAAAATAAGACCAGCAGCCTGTTGTCCAGACTGTTTTAGTCACATTATTAATCCAAAAACAGAGCAACCTTACACACCTGAAGAGTTTTATGACATTAAAAATCAACAACAGTGTGAGAGTTGTGGTAGTAAGCTTTGGACATTAATGAATGGCAAAAAAGTCGAGGTTAAACAAAAAGGTTCAAAGGCTGAAGAAATCGAGCAACATGATTTTCGGAAGCAACTGGTTAAAGAAATGTGCAAGATTCCTACTATTGGTTCTGCAACAGCTAACAAACTCATCAATACGTTTGGTACTGAATTTATTGCGGAAATGTTGGTAGACAATGTACATAACTTTATTAACCTAATGGATGAACAAGGCGACTTAGTCTTTAATGATAGCCAAGCGGTACGTATGGAACGTGCTTTGGGCAAAATAGAGTTTAGTTTTGGGCAGGGTGGATACCAAGCCTCAGAGTTTATTAAACGCTATTTACCCCAAGGCTACTTTGATCTAATGATCGTGGATGAAGGTCACGA
This portion of the Entomomonas sp. E2T0 genome encodes:
- a CDS encoding conjugal transfer protein TraG N-terminal domain-containing protein, which translates into the protein MTTNSFLEYYLTLLAWIINNSIWNTLFASGIFALPLAAILIEEWITARGEGADEGNKGVLALARIENRLFIAYVVIIFCCMPTINISLEHMKFDSSRSTACGVSVPEPSETGYATSFEMIGDQSASVPIWWFLVHSISKGISAAATASIPCSPDIRQISMEVDTTRIEDPMLLQEVYDFTNDCYGITRARLFHNKPTLTDEQAYDVKWIGSDYLLNTSGYYDSSYSKVPRKSWPWNETRDSGRARVANGAGYPTCKQWWADSGIGLRARLVSAVDPTLWTRLKGWITWSSSKDIENATLRQLVSPEHQKKAMSTGEIFKGYGASGRPGYMNGIGHGINNSVSNVGLLVDKAQYYPRMNAIRTALPMIQSFLIMAMIIALPILMVISTYNLKTVFTITFGMFTLHFLTFWWELARWADSSLLTALYKNESWGSMAKSYIPVANLAMDGTVQSQVMDFVNGSLFIVLPMFFLSAMAWAGYHVGSAVGGLMEKGSGAAGDAAASGANVTKQIATAAVKTVATGKPK
- a CDS encoding DUF3742 family protein, whose amino-acid sequence is MITQAKGTLLQRTRRMLGRGYQLLTIQEIKLANALQRKFSFGYPLVRILGFIVKLALVAVLLFLFAWLLVIVLAIVAFFVADFSKERQEKERKAREETYGTIEHMTKYPTMYDN
- a CDS encoding DUF3275 family protein → MITIPGTLTIVTLDGRFGPFNTAKLTTSIGEFVVKDKELDQYKSGKYQGQFVIDKIKPSHYSYGNRFVVECRAYLNSFELNENDDLTPEDEAAFSTNAQDPLEEEKSFTSDTSKKHSKAASQPAKNKADSKQTNVSTVEATTDNSSDDEKLFGLLWPLGTSVKLDSTCNRETIRMQKARLNALGYEFDYRTQFWDLVINH
- a CDS encoding DUF6094 domain-containing protein, encoding MALIFPRVAANFARNGYYPTDEATIERILNALAAKDPNQRIRIIDPTAGEGVAIAEIAHHLGRENVEAYAVEYNRERADHASTLVDHCLRSDLMDTVISNTSFGLLFLNPPYGDMAPGYNGAIYDQSKGRKRLEKLFYQKSYPMLQYGGILTYIIPYNQLDDEVSTWLCNHFSQLRVYEAVDKQFKQVVIFGVRTKKSDLDLADRKKMLGVFKAIYQGEMKAEELPQDWPYESYLVPSSKAELQHFYQVTMDSAELAREIANLKGLWPDFNLHMKYKQSVPRPPVTKPRDWHIAMALSAGEISGPIHSPETGQTLIVKGDTHKEKVEHTEWKTEQDGSKTFIRTLIDKFVPVIKAWDMTDGSPYKGKIITITTVKEPEPELNVNNDEIGLSTLFPIGRLLMTRGIDALVQQGLDLLPYVTRHGQGDWGDGYASDNEQNDRAIKAMVDGHLYERVMSTYTLSQETGLKIWIITEWHGDEDGHITTVLLPSEY